The Aneurinibacillus uraniidurans genome segment TTTGTGATATACATTCAGCAGACGTTCGGGAAGTACCATGTAGCTTATTCGAATAGCTGGCATAAGTGATTTCGAGAACGTTCCGATATATACGACATTGCCATGCGCATCCAATCCTTGAAGGGATGGAATTGGTCTGCCATGATAGCGAAACTCGCCGTCATAGTCGTCCTCAATAATTAAACTTCCGTTTTCTTCTGCCCAGTGCAATAGCTTCATTCGTTTGGCAATCGGCATTACCATCCCGAGCGGATATTGATGCGAAGGGGTAATGTACACAACTTTTGCCTTGCTTCGGACAAGTTCATCGATGGCAATTCCGTCTTCTTCAAGGGGGATCGGTTTGATCGAAAATCCAAGCTGTTGAAACATCGTTCGCACCCCGTGATAGCCTGGTTCTTCCATGGCAATTGGGTTCCCATCCAAACCGATAAGCTGGCATAAAAGTCGAATCATCGTTTGTGTTCCAGCGCCAATCACAAGTTGTTCCTCCGAACAATTCACCGCTCGTGCCTGTCGAAGATACTGAGAAAGCGCTCGCCGGAGTCCTATTTCACCCTGACGATCCCCATAAGAAAGCAGCTGTTTTTGCTCAAGGTTCATACTTTGATTGGAACACATCCGCCATTTATCATACGGGAAATGATCGACATCAATTTTTGACATATAAAAATCATACCGAATCGGTTTTGGCTTACGATTCGAATCTCTGTTTGGAGATGGGGAGGAATATGAAGCAGGCGGATGCTCAAACGACTCGCTCGCCATGTCCACGACATAAAATCCGCTTCGCTCTTTACTTTCAATGTATCCTTCTGCGAGCAGCTGCTGATAGGCCACCTGGATGGTTGTCTTGCTGATGTGTAAAAAATGAGCAAGCTGACGAATGGATGGAAGACGTGTAGAAGACGGTATTCTCCCTGTCTGAATCTCTTCCTTTATATATTGATAGAGTTGTATATACAATGGCTCTTTTGCTGCTTCATCCAAATTCGGGCTAATATCCATTCTATCCGCTCCCATCTGTACTGGTTTGTTTATGAAAAACTGTATCTTTTTTAGTTGTCAATTTTCCTTCTATAATAAACCATAGTCTTTATGACTCACAACTTTAATACAGGAGGGACTACGCATGTCTATTACAGTACGACCAGTCGAGCAAGGCGATAAGCAGGAAGTCATTTCGTTAATGTATGAATACATTGTAGACTTCTATCAAAGACCTCGCCCATCTATCGATAAGGTACATTCCTTATTCGACACGTTGCTTGAAAACCAATTAGGAATCCAGTTTATCGCAAAGCAAGGAGGAAAGGCGGTAGGATTCGCCACGTTATACTTTACATTCAGTACAACACGAGCTGATAAAATAACAGTCATGAATGATCTTTATGTCGTGGAAGAAGCGAGGGGAGCGGGTGCGGCTCAGGAACTGTTTCAAGCATGCGAAACATTTACAAAAGATAATGGGTACGTCTGTATGTCGTGGATAACAGCTGCAGACAATTATCGTGCGCAACGCTTTTATGAAAAGATGGGTGGAGTTCGCGGAGATTGGCTGAATTATTCCATTTAAGTGGTCGCAGTTCTTAATTAAATAAAAGAAGGATAAAAACCCGTCCATTAAGACGGGTTTTATATTTGTCGAATTCTTGCTACATGGAGGTCTTTTTCTATGATAGAATTCTAAGTATCGATAATTTATTATTATCGATACTTATCTAAAAAGCACGAAAGAAGGGGAATCATGGCTCATTCATCACCTAGCGTGCGGTCTTCTACTACTCTTGTAGATACAAAACTCCAGCAACTCATTCAGGACGCTCGCTCGCATATCGATCACGCTCGGTCCGATAATACACGACGGGCGTATGCTTCCGACTGGCGCAGCTTCGAAAACTGGTGTGCAGCCTATGAACTGGTTTCGCTTCCGGCAGAGGCAGCCACTGTCATTTTGTACATAACAGACCTGGCGAACGATGGGTACAAGTTCAGCACAATCCGGCGCCATGTGTCTTCGATTTCGATTCGACATAAACTCATGCAGCATCCATCTCCTGCACGCGACATTCATGTCATCGCCGCTCTCGATGGTATCGCCCGCAAAATCGGGAAAATGAGCACGCCAAAGAGAGCGGCCGAACTTGACTACATCGCAATGATGGTTGATGCGATTGATACGAGTCGCTTACTTGGCTTGCGTGATAAAGCGATGATCCTACTAGGATTCGCTACAGCATCACGTCGCTCCGAACTAGTCAACCTAACTACGAAAGATATTGAACGGAAGGCACGGGGAATTGTCGTCACGATTCATGCACATAAAACAAACGAAATTTTACGCAAGGGGATTGTTGCGGTTCATAGCGACTACTGCCCGATTCGGGCACTTGATGAGTGGATCGAGGCAGCGGGGATTACATCCGGCCCGTTGTTCCGGGCTGTGAATCGGTATGGTCATGTAGCAGACAAAGCCCTTACATCACAAGTCGTTGCTAAAGTTGTGAAGCGTGCAGCAGAGGCAGCGGGTCTGAATCCAGATGAGTTCGCCGGGCATAGCCTGCGTTCCGGTATCGTCACGACATCCGGACAAAAAGGCTTCAATATTCAGGCTGGTATGAAACAAACCGGGCATAAAACGCCTGGGATGGTGATGCGCTATCAGCAGGAAGGACAAATTTTTGATAACAATATCTCTAGTATGCTAGGGGATTTGTGAAATATAATCATAAGAGATTGTGAATACAAACCGATGTCAAAGAAGTGCTGCAAGTATCGTGATTTCAGCGTGTTTCCGCCTGAAGCGTTTGAGTAGGAATAACGAGAAAGTGATTATAGGGCAGCCAGATAAGCGATTGAGCCTGAGATGATAAGATAATTACACTAAATAAAAGGATAAGCCTGCACTAAATACTGTGCAGGTTTTTTTGTTGTGGTAAAATTATGAAATGTATTAATCGTATATAAAGGGGGAGCCAAGTAATCATGATTCAGGCAGATAATGTCCAGGCTTTATTCGATTTAGAGTCACCATCAGAGCGTTGTGAGCGTGTGTTAAATGAAGTGCAACCAAAATTAAGGGGAATTCTTGATTTATTTAAGGAACGATATAGAGGATTATATCCCGAACTCAATCATTATGAAGTTCATACATATGAGTCTACTTTAAGAACTACAATGTATACTGCACGAGATCCTGAAATTGCTCAAAGTATACTTAGCAGAGGCAAAAAAGCATTTGTTCGATTACAAAAAAGCTTCGAATACGGAGATCCTGTTTCTTTACTACAAATTGAATTTAACGGAATAGAAAAGTTGATTCAAATTAAAATTGAATCAACTTTTTATCCATTATGGATGGGAGTAAAGGAAAATACTTTATCAGATATAATAGGGTCTTTAGGCGAAGACATTAAAGTTATGGTACAAGATCCAAATTTTCATGAGTTTGAAGTAAGGGATTGTATAAACGAGATAAAAAACTATATTGAGAAAAAAAAGCAACCTTATTTTTCTTTTGGGGTGAGTATTCCATTAGAAGGTGAGATTAGTGAAGAATTTTTGGTTGAAAAGATTTGTTCAGTATGGGATAAGCTAGAAGATTTACGTAATTTTTTATTGGCAGATGCCGAAATCCACAGTAAAACTATTCATGTTATTGAACAGTTAAAAAGCCATGAAGGTAGTTACGAGGTTAGTTTATATAATCATAAATATGAAATCGAGTACCATAAGGCAGAAAAACCCAAACCCCATTTTCACAGGCAGAAGTTCTCACTTTATGATAATGGTCAACTTATAGAGAAAGGACAAATTTTTTATTATTTGAATGTAGGAAAGTATCATCCCCATGAAGTTTTATCTGTGATCATTAGTGGGCATGAGTATATTTTTACCGGCTTCAGACCATTAGTTCAAAGTGAACAATACCGTTGGGAAGTTAGTAAATTGTTCGCGATGAAGAATACAAACAATCATGAACTATTACAAAAAGCCATGACATCATTAAATGAGAATGGGATAGAAGCAGAAAACGGAAAGTACTATTTAGGAACGTATGATAATGTAAAGAATTTCTTTGTTGAAAAAGTGGAAGATGTAAAAGAAAAGATTGCCAAAGCAGCACTTATATTTGCTGACGTGAGTGGAAGAAGACCATTACCACGCGTGGATTTAATTCCAGTGATAGATAATAGCGGGTACCTAGATGATGAGTATGAAGGGCAATTGCTTACCAGCAACTTTGATTTGTTAAGCATTCTTGAAATTATTGGAGATAGCGGTTTTACTTTCTCAAAAGATATCATTCGAGACTTTCATTTAAGCTTAACTTCCCTTGATGATAAACATTTTGTTATTTTAAATGGCATATCAGGCACTGGAAAAACACAGCTTTGTCGCCTCTATGCAAACGCTGTTTATGGGCTTGACTATGAAGCAGAAAATCCTTATTTGTGTGTTATTCCTGTAAGACCTGATTGGATGGAATCTACTGCTTTATTTGGGTATTATAGTTCATTTGAAAAAAGATATGTTGTAACGGAGTTTCTTGAAATTGTTTTACGGGCATTGAAGGAACGGGAAAAACCGCATTTTGTAATACTGGATGAAATGAATCTTGCTCGGGTGGAATATTATCTGAGTGATTATCTAAGTGCGGTTGAATCTAGGAAGCCAATTTGCCTTCATTCACAAGATAATGTGGCTGACGTTCCAAAAACAATTGAAATTCCTCCTAACTTGTACGTTATTGGAACAATAAATGTAGATGAAACAACACATAGTATTTCAGATAAAGTATTGGACCGTGCATTTGTTATGACTCTGTCAGATGTTGATTTCCAAAGGTTTTGGGGAAGTTTGGAGAATGATATTCAGGACGTACTTGATAGAGAATTTGAAATGCTATTGTCTGTTCACCAGAAGTTATTAAAATATGATTTACATTTTGGTTATCGGACAATGTATGAAATGATAATGAAATTATATAGAAATCGGCAATTACCTGAAGATATACAGATGGAACAAATGAAGGCAGTTGATCGTGTCGTGAGTGAAAAGGTACTGCCTAAATTGCGTGGAGATGACAGGATCATGCCGCTATTAGAAGAACTATCTCAATGGTGTACCGAGCAATTAGGGATAGAAGCAGAATCGCTACGGCATCTGGTACGCATGAAGGGAGAACTCGAACGATATGGGGCTACGCAATTCTGGCGTTAAACTTCAAATATGGGATGATGCCATGGGAGAATGGGTCTTTCTTGATGAAATGTATTTTCAAGAAGCAAAATCTTATCGCTGGCGTTGGGCTACACCTGAAGAAATCACTTTTTCTATGCAGGGAATTTCACTTATGATGAACCGTGTACAAGACCACTGGGAAGGGATAGTGGAAACTCCTTTTCAAAGTGGGATTGTTACATTTACAATCAAAAATTCAACGATGCAGCAGGCTATGACGATTTCCATGCATATTTATCCTGATAATCGTAAATTAACAACTACACAGTACGAAAATATGATTCAGGATATTTTACAGGAAGCAGCTGTTTGTTTGAAATTCTCAGGCTTGTTTCATGGAGTTGATGTTCACGGAAGAAAACGTGAGGGTTCCTGGTTACAATGGGATTACATTGAACGTTCTATTACTCAGCTACGCTTTCTTTTTAAGGAGATTGCTACTCATCCCTTGCGTGTATTAAAAAAGGAAGAAAAAATAAAACGTATTGAACACGTTAAATATACGAATAATCGTACAATTTTCTGGATGGAGCGTCATGGGGAAACGTATGGTGCCTCCCCAAGCACTTTGCCTACGCATCTTAAAACTTTTCAAATAAATGAAACATATGATGTATATGAGAATCGTGTTATAAAAGCGCAGTTGAATGAGTTAAGGCAGATACTGAAATGTTATGAGCAATCTTCTTATGAGATTGTTAGAATAAAAGCTCAAAAATATAGCAATTGGGTTACATATTGGATCAATGATTCATTTTTACAAAATGTTACGTTGCATACCGGTAGCATAAAAATCACACAGGTTTTTCGAAAACACCCGTATTACCGTTTTTGGTATCAATGGTTTCAACATTTATATGAAAACGCCCAGTATTCAATAGGATTTTCAAAATCTATTCCACTAAAAGATACCTATGAGCTATATGAAATATGGGGATTTATGCGAGTTGTTAAAGCATTTAGGGAACTTGATTTATTACAAGATACCTCAGAAATTTATGTAACCAGGGAAGATGAATTATTCTTGGCGCTGGCTGAGAATAAGGGGAGTAAAGTAGCCTTAAAAGATGGTGGGGTTTTATATTATCAAAAAATAATACAAAACAATACGCATCCTTATTACTCCTATACACAAAGGATGATTCCAGATATTGTATTGGAAAGAAGGGATCATTTAGTAGTGTTTGATCCGAAATATCGTGTTGAACATAATATGGGGACAGCTTTAGGAGAAATGCATAAATATCGGGATGGGATTTTGCATCAAGAAGATGGACAAAGAGCTGTTACGCATGCTTTTATATTAACACCGAAAAAAGGTGAGTCAGGAAAAGAAGCAAGCTTTTTTACTGATATTTTTCGAGAACAATATCATATGGGGGCTTTTTGTTTTAAACCAGGCGAAGAACAAGTCGAGTTTAAAGAATGGATAGTGAAATATTGGAATTAGAAAAGATGAGTTTATTCATTATAATTAGCTGTTTATAGGTAATTAAAGTTTGCTGTTGCTGTTAAACAAAATATGAATAAAATGTACTCCTAAACTGAAAAAACACATATTAAAAATAAATTTAATAAATAATTCTAAAAACTATTTATATCAAATAAAACTATTGTATATGAAATAAGAGCATGTCTAAAAAGTTACCAAAAGGAGGACAACCCATGTCTGAGGATCAAAATGTGATGAAAAAATTTAATCCTTTATTTTGGATGGTGAATCCCGGTAATACTCCAAAGGGGGGCAGAAAAGACTTCATTAATCCAGAATGGATTCCATGGACGGACTGGCTTATGCCTGGCACCTACTTTAAGCTCCTGTACTGTGATCTTGTAAACGGATCTTTCACTTTATTATTAAAGATTGATCCGGGAGTAAAAGCCACCCCTCACTGGCATGTTTCAAATGCGCAAGCATACATCATCGAAGGCGGGTTTTATTACGAAGATGGAGAAGACAAGGGATACGAAGGTTATTACACCTCTGAAACCGCAGGATCTGTCCACGAACCATTTGTCACACCGGAGGGTTGTACCATGTTTGCTATCTCCCATGGGCCAATTGCGGGTTATGATGATGATGGCAAGATGGTCGTTATGGCGGACGCTAGACTCCATTATTATATGGCTCGTGAGAATAATGCAGTTGAGCACACCACCATTGTTGATTATTCTTATGGATCTCAGGATCTACAAGGTAAGTAAGGGAATAAATTGTTTTAACATTCTAGATATTAATGATTCTATCCGCTATAATGTACATTATAGCGGATTTTTTTATATTATAACGCACGAAAGGAGAGGCACATGCAAATCCGAACAGAGCGAAACCTTAGTTTGGATAAAATGAGTGACCTAACAGGAGCAAGCAAAGCCTTGGTAGGATCAAATTCTCAAATTCGAAGGAGTAGATGATGAAATCTAAAATTCAGTTCTTATTATCCATGATAATCTTCGGCACGATTGGCGTATTTGTAAGACACATTGATTTGTCTTCAAGTCAAATCGCTTTATTACGCAGTTTAATTGGCAGCTTATTTTTAATGACGGTCATGTTCATCATGAAGAAAAAAATTTCATGGAAATTGGTGAAAGCAAACGCTGTGTTTTTATTACTTTCAAGTATTGCATTGGGCGGGAATTGGATTCTACTTTTCCAGGCGTATAGACATACGACCATTTCTAACGCAGCACTCAGTTATTATTTTGCACCTGTATTTGTCATGATTCTTTCACCATTTGTACTTAAAGAA includes the following:
- a CDS encoding PLP-dependent aminotransferase family protein, with the protein product MDISPNLDEAAKEPLYIQLYQYIKEEIQTGRIPSSTRLPSIRQLAHFLHISKTTIQVAYQQLLAEGYIESKERSGFYVVDMASESFEHPPASYSSPSPNRDSNRKPKPIRYDFYMSKIDVDHFPYDKWRMCSNQSMNLEQKQLLSYGDRQGEIGLRRALSQYLRQARAVNCSEEQLVIGAGTQTMIRLLCQLIGLDGNPIAMEEPGYHGVRTMFQQLGFSIKPIPLEEDGIAIDELVRSKAKVVYITPSHQYPLGMVMPIAKRMKLLHWAEENGSLIIEDDYDGEFRYHGRPIPSLQGLDAHGNVVYIGTFSKSLMPAIRISYMVLPERLLNVYHKNLLTNDQTASRLHQNTLQLFMESGEWERHIRRMRKVYQKKHDVLLQTIKNVMQGNVTITGQDAGLHIVMKVHSGIHVEELVKIAEESGVKVYSTANDWCSCPKEYPPLILLGFGGLSLQEIVQGIERLHAAWLPFYTS
- a CDS encoding GNAT family N-acetyltransferase, encoding MSITVRPVEQGDKQEVISLMYEYIVDFYQRPRPSIDKVHSLFDTLLENQLGIQFIAKQGGKAVGFATLYFTFSTTRADKITVMNDLYVVEEARGAGAAQELFQACETFTKDNGYVCMSWITAADNYRAQRFYEKMGGVRGDWLNYSI
- a CDS encoding site-specific integrase; amino-acid sequence: MAHSSPSVRSSTTLVDTKLQQLIQDARSHIDHARSDNTRRAYASDWRSFENWCAAYELVSLPAEAATVILYITDLANDGYKFSTIRRHVSSISIRHKLMQHPSPARDIHVIAALDGIARKIGKMSTPKRAAELDYIAMMVDAIDTSRLLGLRDKAMILLGFATASRRSELVNLTTKDIERKARGIVVTIHAHKTNEILRKGIVAVHSDYCPIRALDEWIEAAGITSGPLFRAVNRYGHVADKALTSQVVAKVVKRAAEAAGLNPDEFAGHSLRSGIVTTSGQKGFNIQAGMKQTGHKTPGMVMRYQQEGQIFDNNISSMLGDL
- a CDS encoding McrB family protein; this translates as MIQADNVQALFDLESPSERCERVLNEVQPKLRGILDLFKERYRGLYPELNHYEVHTYESTLRTTMYTARDPEIAQSILSRGKKAFVRLQKSFEYGDPVSLLQIEFNGIEKLIQIKIESTFYPLWMGVKENTLSDIIGSLGEDIKVMVQDPNFHEFEVRDCINEIKNYIEKKKQPYFSFGVSIPLEGEISEEFLVEKICSVWDKLEDLRNFLLADAEIHSKTIHVIEQLKSHEGSYEVSLYNHKYEIEYHKAEKPKPHFHRQKFSLYDNGQLIEKGQIFYYLNVGKYHPHEVLSVIISGHEYIFTGFRPLVQSEQYRWEVSKLFAMKNTNNHELLQKAMTSLNENGIEAENGKYYLGTYDNVKNFFVEKVEDVKEKIAKAALIFADVSGRRPLPRVDLIPVIDNSGYLDDEYEGQLLTSNFDLLSILEIIGDSGFTFSKDIIRDFHLSLTSLDDKHFVILNGISGTGKTQLCRLYANAVYGLDYEAENPYLCVIPVRPDWMESTALFGYYSSFEKRYVVTEFLEIVLRALKEREKPHFVILDEMNLARVEYYLSDYLSAVESRKPICLHSQDNVADVPKTIEIPPNLYVIGTINVDETTHSISDKVLDRAFVMTLSDVDFQRFWGSLENDIQDVLDREFEMLLSVHQKLLKYDLHFGYRTMYEMIMKLYRNRQLPEDIQMEQMKAVDRVVSEKVLPKLRGDDRIMPLLEELSQWCTEQLGIEAESLRHLVRMKGELERYGATQFWR
- a CDS encoding DUF2357 domain-containing protein, giving the protein MGLRNSGVKLQIWDDAMGEWVFLDEMYFQEAKSYRWRWATPEEITFSMQGISLMMNRVQDHWEGIVETPFQSGIVTFTIKNSTMQQAMTISMHIYPDNRKLTTTQYENMIQDILQEAAVCLKFSGLFHGVDVHGRKREGSWLQWDYIERSITQLRFLFKEIATHPLRVLKKEEKIKRIEHVKYTNNRTIFWMERHGETYGASPSTLPTHLKTFQINETYDVYENRVIKAQLNELRQILKCYEQSSYEIVRIKAQKYSNWVTYWINDSFLQNVTLHTGSIKITQVFRKHPYYRFWYQWFQHLYENAQYSIGFSKSIPLKDTYELYEIWGFMRVVKAFRELDLLQDTSEIYVTREDELFLALAENKGSKVALKDGGVLYYQKIIQNNTHPYYSYTQRMIPDIVLERRDHLVVFDPKYRVEHNMGTALGEMHKYRDGILHQEDGQRAVTHAFILTPKKGESGKEASFFTDIFREQYHMGAFCFKPGEEQVEFKEWIVKYWN
- a CDS encoding 2,4'-dihydroxyacetophenone dioxygenase family protein, coding for MSEDQNVMKKFNPLFWMVNPGNTPKGGRKDFINPEWIPWTDWLMPGTYFKLLYCDLVNGSFTLLLKIDPGVKATPHWHVSNAQAYIIEGGFYYEDGEDKGYEGYYTSETAGSVHEPFVTPEGCTMFAISHGPIAGYDDDGKMVVMADARLHYYMARENNAVEHTTIVDYSYGSQDLQGK